One Bermanella sp. WJH001 genomic region harbors:
- a CDS encoding phosphopantetheine-binding protein — MIESLHTLERAMADLLDVPLDDLAGYSESLLDFGLDSVQIMLLVGLLEEQGVELSFVELAAQVDLPTWWALIENKKRAQG, encoded by the coding sequence ATGATTGAATCACTCCACACACTAGAGCGCGCAATGGCGGATTTACTGGATGTGCCACTAGACGATCTTGCTGGATACAGCGAAAGCTTACTGGATTTTGGTTTAGATTCGGTGCAAATCATGTTGCTTGTGGGCCTGTTAGAAGAACAAGGGGTCGAACTAAGCTTTGTTGAATTAGCGGCACAAGTTGATCTGCCTACATGGTGGGCGTTAATAGAAAATAAAAAACGAGCACAGGGATAG